The Apium graveolens cultivar Ventura chromosome 10, ASM990537v1, whole genome shotgun sequence nucleotide sequence attttgttgaggggttctaggagctgaaaattgtctggtaatccctttgtctgtacagaatccattgagaagtgcattcttcaattctgtcccattatctgaccttattgctctaatagggacgttagaatctaactcaatcatcttgatatgatcaatcataacttgtggtgtttcatccttagagtgaagaaataaaacccacgtatacttggaatagtcatcaactatcacaagacagtaacacttctttgacattgaaaggatattaactggaccaaataaatccatgtgcaataattgcagaacaccagttatggaagatgtgtcagtgcctttgtgacttgctttctttgactttcctttctggcaagcctcacatagtccttctggagagaattccagctgaggcagacctcttaccaattctcttttgacaagagaattcattgttttaaaattgagatgagaaagtctcttgtgccatagccaactctcatctgacgatgcctttgcatagaaacaattgacttcaagattgcttccagagttcatgtcagctacgaacagatttcctttccggattcccattaaggagggtttttcacttttcttgtgcagaatctgacacttcagcttgtcgaataaaacattgtagccgttgtcacagaactgactaatgctaagcagattgtgttcaagtccttgcacaacatatacattttcaatgataacatttccagctagcaaacagccatatccctccgttaaacctttgctgttatctccaaaggtaaccactgggccagctttctcaaccacatttgatagcagggctctatctccggtcatatgtcttgacgatccgctgtcaagaatccacactaccggttgtacctgtttaatgccctgcaatacaaatggattagaccttcttcggaacccaagcttggctgggtccggcatacttgtaaaattggtctttatcaggcaaaacaacattcttaattttaatattctcaacgttctcaatgactgaacatttgaccttgtgaacagccttgacaaatttctgtttaggcttaggcacaaatgtctcctttctagctttaggaggactagcagtcttagacctatcatgctttctattattcacatgctgacgaggagtagtcttatcattagaaacatgcttaccattaaaataagcaaacatcagattaaaagcacaagacatacaatcaggaacaccacatgctttatgagaaggattaacaataggcaacttatgcatggtagacacggcatttgtgttatccaactcatgtgtgtctgagttagtctcagttgctttcacaaccttgactggaacttttgacacacttgacttggagacagctttcccattagcattatcttcagcacggatttcttcttgaataataaaagaggtctcatcaaatggttcagcaattgattctttatagaggggttcatcaacacccttaagcacatgtggtacttccctgcctttagcacagacatgaggaggggagtttatgcctaattttccaatagcagcattgtaatcataacatatgccagatgtttgattaacagcttgcttattgtaaaactctttggacttcgaacaagaattaaagtaagctttaaccttagcctcaagaccagtgatcttgtctttaagaatagtttcaagttttctataacagtcaactctattctctagaaaagatacttgttcttttagtttatcttgattaatgtgcacaagtcttaattcattgacctctttctcaaggtctttgatttgttgatttaacaattcattatcacgacgagcacaatctaaggaacctcctagatgataaactaattcagcatcagtaaattttacctcttttcttgacgatgaggtgcttgcattactagccatgagagcaagattcccaacttcttcatcttcactgtcagtatcatcccagcttcttccctttgccaggtacgccctttcagatttactcttctgattagaatcgtaagagttcttcctagcttgttttagcttcctgcattctgtggcaaagtgtcccaactcattacagttgaagcatcgaatggtgcttcgatcaaccatccatgttttatacccaccactgctggtgttagaggatgaagatccacctttctcgaatctgttgtagttggacttgtacttgaacttgggattccttttgaatctgacatttgagaatctcttgacaatcagggccattgactcatcctccaattgctccagttcttccaaggaataataatcatctcctggttgatttgtagtaggagaatcaaattctgctactatcacattatcttcaaccttggaagactgtaccattctttctgactgttgagattgttgttgatattgtggttgttgttgttgttcatcagctactagagcagtagacgtgctgaccactattcctttcccgtaaacttccttctgctgaatctgctccaactcataagtctttaacacaccatagagcctttccaaagaaatctcactcagatctcttgcttctcttatggcagtgattctatgttcgagatgagttggcagtgttaaaaggaactttttgttgacctccctgatggaatagtaattaccattaatgttcaggttgttgatcaatgcattgtacctctcaaacacttcagtgattccttcccctggattggatttaaagtattcatactcagaggttaggatttctagtttgttctccctaacttcctctgtgccttcattaataatctcaatagtttcccagatatgtttggaatctttacaattcatcacatgtctattcatcaggggattaagggaatctactaagattaattgaaggctatcatccagggaagcttcttctatttcagcaggagagaagtcctcaggatccttcacataagttctcgctttggtgatcaccacatcattttctattacctctggttcaataaccataggaatttttggacccttcttcaacacttgcaaatatttgggattagcaacctgtaaaaatagtagcatcttcttcttccacataacataattttctttatcgaaaagtggaattttaacggttccaactttttgtgtagtcattatgaatttttttgagtgaataaaaaattcaagaagtgaaagaaacacaaaagtctaggatctagatttgtacgttaatcagaaggctctgataccaattgttaggtcccaatttgtttgtagaaggggggttgaatgcaaacaataccgtttaatcgaataaaatgcggaataaaattatgaaacaaaattcaagttaaataaaacttttattaaacttgaaaggtgttacaactacggtatcggttacaagggattaatctcaaatcaattattacaaatctagaataaattcgacatgaactttttctatttttgtaattaaaagatcaaatgctaaatgcgatttgagattaagttctagggattttaatccgctagattgatacacaagaacaagataaatatttctagttgattggatttaactttacaatctagaaatttaatcttgaagaaaagcagatgaaaaataaaatgttatgcttttgttttctgctcctttttctcttgtgtgttctgtttgattggattctgtaagtgttgatcaataaaagtcttctgctgcttttatcaaaaaccgaactgaaaaatgtactggcatgacaatctctttagccagcaagactttcggtatgataaaatttacaactagcaagacaatcaaaatgaactagcaagactttcggtatgactattgattgtcataccgattgtcatattagttcaaataaattgtcttgctgaattaataacagatttttaatctaaacagaaattctaataagacaattaaatgtattggcatgactttcggtatgactatcaattgtcatatcgattgtcatactagttcaaatgaattgtcttgttttgaatttaagcagattttaaaccaattaaaatcttgtaaatcctcaatattaattctaaattaattaatcaatttaattcaattaatcaataaattaatctttgcagatataatttattttcttaattaaattatatgacttaattaattaatagagaattaatactaaccctgagcagcatccattcttctgacaatcttctgaaaatcactgagacttatgaatcaattccgccacttcaatgctgacactcgatgtactgtctggttcatgagtgactaacttccgtgacgtttcttcatgtcttgactttgatactctgattaaatccttgtaataaatgataccctgacgagatctctgtcacttgattaaatccacgatcttgatttatatcactgaggcatgatcaaattcttgaacttcttccagtgaatcttcaagtctgcagatgaacaatgtttctttaacctttgacagatgttactttgtgagatctctctgatgatagatccactatttacttattacattcttatttgagttgagttaaatcctcgaataaacgaataggctatgacatatgcctttcacttaTTAAGAGAGAGATTTGTTTATGAATGTTAAGATGAGTGATATTATAGATAGGTATGAAAATATTAAAACTTGTCGAAAACAATTGTAATAACTTTTGAACACTTTTTATTATCATATGAATCAATCATGTATCTGTCACCAGAGGTGCTCGGCCCGCACGTGAACCGGCTCGTCAAAAACTCGCTTGACTCGGCTCGTTGCGTGCCGGTTAATTAGTAGTAGTATTTTAAacttttttttttgcaaattgCAGTGTTTAGTTGGTTTACAAGTGTTTAGTTGGTTTACAAAGTGACTTGTACTTTGTTGTATATATATTACTTTTTCTTTTTACCTTTTACTTCTTCTGATTTACTTTTACTTTTAACTGTGTTTTTTTTTATTCCCCATTTTTTGTATCAGCCACGCCTCTTCCTCCAGGTACCACTTACTCGGGCCGAATTATTCGCCAATTCGCCGAATTACACGGGCCGACTTACGAATACACGGGCCGAATAACGACTAAAACAGTTTCTTACTCGTTCACGAATTACACGGCCCGGTTCACGTGCCGGGCCGGTCCGTTCGCGGTTTCTGAAATCCTAATTCGTGTTCGGTTCGCCTGTATAGCCGGCTCTATCTGTCACTACATGAATGTATTTAATCACTACACTGAAAAAAACATGAACAAGTAAGGGGGTTACAATTAATTGTAACTTCAAGCAAATTAACCTGTTTTAGATCAACTATTTGATTGATAAACAAAAGGAACAATAGAAACTTGCACGCATACACATCCATGTGGCGTTCGATTCAATTAAAATACTACTactaattaaaaatcaatttaaaaaggGTGCTTTGCATTTTACAAAGCTCATCAAACTGATCAAATGTCACAGTAAGGTCAACATTCACCTAAAAAATGTTAACAGTAAGATTCAAGATTCAACTAAGAGGTCTATGTGACAACTCCAGGGAAATTATAACAAAACTCAATACCTCAAAGGGATATACCATCAGTTCACTGCAACAGCTTTAAAGATAAATTTCGTTTACAACTTCCACTTTACTACAAACAAGAAAGTATCTAACAAAACCTTAAAGGTTGTGTACTACCAGAGATTACACCACAAACAATCAAAATTGCCTTTTGCACCAAATCAAAGGATTAAAATTTGACTGAGTTTGCAGCACCTACTAAACGCCCTAATCAAAGAGACTGAAACCCATGTCCTGCAATGAAATAATGAATTCCGGTAAGAACATGATTCACTTAAAAcgtaataatcatataataattcaTAAGTACATTCGTTCAATATTTTTCATAAGTATAAAGTCGGTAAAAAGAACACGGCTTACATCATCTGATTCTTCCTTCTCCTCGACTTTCTCCTCTTTCTTGGCTTCTGCAGCAGGTGCAGCAGCACCACCACCACCACCGGAAGCAGCTGCAGAAACAGCAACACCACCGCCGCCTGAAGGTACGGAAGCCAACTTCTCCCTCCCAGATGCAATCAACTCAGTGATGTCCTTTCCTTTGACCTCAGAGAGTAGAAGCTCAATCTTGTCATCATCAGCATCAGCTCCAACTGCAAATCCACCAATTGTCAATTCGTTATAACATATGGAAACCACAAGACCTTGTCATCAAAGATTACAACATATTACTTTCAATGAAGAGAACCCAGATGACCAAATTGCAAAAACAAACAAGCAAGTGTTGCAATTTCCACCATTTACAAGAGGAGACTTTAATATCATAATAAACATTAGAAATATAAGCAAATGTGACAGCTTTGCAGTCAtgcaaaataaatatttgaagtagatTTTAATAACAAATAAAGTGTCATTAAACAGAACACGGAGCAGAAGCTCAAGCGATCAAGCTCAGACATCCAAGGAAGGAATAGAGCAGCATAATCTCTCAAGCCTGGCGAATGCGAAAGATCTTAGGCGGCCACTGCGAATGTTTCTGAGAAACAAGCCTTAGGATTCTCATCATCGAAATCTAGAACTTACATTCCAAGTACAGAATATCAAGAAAATACAAGGAACTAAAATAACacaataataattttaatatattttgaaGACCGAAAAGTAACAAAATGCATCAAATTTGTCAAATCAGGAGACACCAAAACTAACTGGAATGGATCAAGTTTCTTCCTGGCTATATGCAGGTGGCTTCAATAGACGTGGAAGCATTATAATACCAATACTGACATTTTCCTATTTTATATATTTCACACAGACAAAGAACATGCACAAAGGCAAATATATAGACAGGAATAGAGAAAATCTGGGGGATCTCAGACATCCAAGGAAGGAACAAGGCAGCATTATCTCTCAAGCCTGGCGAAGGCGAAAGATCTTAGACGGCCACTGCGAATGTTTTTGAGAAACAAGCCTTAGGATTCTCATCATTGACAATACATATAGAGCTCAAGGTCTCAAACAAAATCAAGAATACAAATCATTCGAGCTAACAGTTAAACAGAAAAGTTTAATCGAGgcaaatataaaaaaaaatcatgtaaTTATTTATCATATTCATCCCATAAGCTAATAAAGATGATTCCCCGACTACGAACAGTGCTAAAAAACAGTTTATCAATAAGAACTCCTATTGATTACAAACTTTCATCAGCCTAGGATTAAAAAAAACTTCTAGTGGCAGTGATTATATAAATATCGCTAAACAAAGACACATGCATATAGTAAAAGATATGTACAGAAACAGATACACTGGGGATCTCAGACATCCAAGGAAGAATAAAAACGGCATTATCTCTCAAGCCTGGCAAAGGCGAAAGATCTTGGGCGGCCACTGCGAATGTCTCTGAGAAACAAGCCTTAACTAATATCATCACAGAACCCAGCTTGGATCAAACCGATAAATAACATGCAAATCAACCTCTAGCAAATAATAAATACGCATCAAAATATAATATAATCAGCCATGTACGGTATCCTCGCAGCTCCCAAGTAACAAAGTGAAACTAATCTACATTTACAACTGATATAGAAATATACATGTACAAACATAGAAAAATACATATAAGGAGACAGAGGGATGCTAGGGGTCTCAGACATCCAAGGAAGGATAAAACAGCATTATCTCTCAAGCCTGGCGAAGGCGAAAGATCTTAGGCGGCCACTGCGAATGTCTCTGAGAAACAAGCCTTAATGAATATCATCACAGACCCCGCCACTAGCTTAATCCATCACATTTCTCACACATCAACATCTAATAATATAACAAATCCTAAATCCACGAACATGTCAAAGAGAACCACAATCATCATAATTTATTTTAACCAAgttaaaattcatttttaaccaTAACACAATTACAAATATCTCTCTGTGTCTGTATCTCTCTTAATAGTAACACAATGAACAATCACTCTACCCTCTCAGGATCTCTTACCAATACAactaacaatctctcccaatgTCTCTATCTCTCTTAACCCAAACAAAATTATAAATCTATTTATatatctctctctgtctctcttaACATGAACACAATTAACAATCTTTTCaatctctctctatctctcttacCTAACACAATTAACAACCTCTCTATCTGTCTCTATCTCTCTTATCCTCACACAATTAACAATCTCTCTCCATCTCCCCCCCCCCTCttcctctctccctctctctcataattacacaatcaataatctctctcaatctctctctctctcgcacACATTTCAATACCTACTATCAACATTTACACACGACCAATCAATCCACTAATCATTTCGAAAAAAAAACACAATTCACGAAAAATTACAcaatcacacacacacataaacacATACAAATCTCTAAAACAAGTACCTGATCCAAGAATACTCTTCACATCCTCTGCGGTAGGACAAGTGCTACCACCAAGAACAGCCAACAAATAAGCAGCTACAACCTTCatcctctctctctctttctctctctccctgCAATTATACACACATATCCATCACAAATACACACAATATACATAAAACTATACATACATTAATATGAAATGGAGCTACAGATTTCTCACCTGGTGATTGATGATTGAGATTATAGATACAACGCTTCAGGCGGCCAGTGTCTTGTACAATTCTAGGGCTTTTTATATTTGTGGGTATGCACATTGTTAGGGTTTTTTGTTTTTCTGTTTTTACAGTTTTGCCCTTTGTTTTGGTTTTATTTACAAGTGGTTCCTTATGGAGTGTTGGCTGAGAAGGGTATTTATGTCTTTTAAGTGAAAATTATGGTTTCTTTGGGCTGAGAAGCGGTTAGGCCCGCTGGAGAAGTCCAGAGTACAGTTTCATTTTGCAGCCCACACATGAGACGACCTTTACAAACAATATTTGGTCCGTTtggaaaatcttaaaataagtaagtTACGACTTAAATCGAATAAGTGAtttataagtgataagttgataaatgcttataagttttaacttataagtcagaattttttttatttaaataaactaaaataaataatttttaaatataattatcttaactCTTGAATTTTAAGTTAggttaacatttaaaaatatatttttaaaaactaaagttaataaacaaaacaaaaaatcaaaataagttgagaaaaaatatgtcattgctaacattcaacttatcagatTATAAGTTGTAAATTGAACTTATAAATTTGGTAGACAAACACTCATCGATAAGTTGTTGCGGACTCACTTAATAAATTTCCCAAACACGCCCATTAACTTCTTCTTGCCAATGAAACTTGGTTGTACGGTTAAACCTGGCAGCATATTATTTCGAAAGTAAAAATTTATCAATTTTGTTTATATCAAaatgaaaatattattattttaataaatttactAGATTAGTTCTCGGGCCGATACCCGATTATAATATAAttgttttataaaaattattttaaaatagttgaatttgaataataaatataaatataatatttttattacaTACCAATGAGAATATAATGAAATATAAACATAAAAACTTAAAAAATGATATTACCCAAACTAAAAAATTGATTATCAACTTTTTATTAAATACAAAAcatataataattaatatttgtgtaactaaaattaattttgaatatgATAAAATTAGTGAAGAAAATGAAACTATTAAAAGttattaatttaagaatataAAAATAAGGAAGAAAGATTATAAGAAATGAGTAATAGAGAAATGAAAAATGGGTAAGAGATAGAATTAGCGGAGAAATAATAAatgaaagagagagagaaattGAAGGTTAATTAAATGAGGAGGGAATTGTTAAGGGAATATGACATAGCAAAATTAATGAGAGTTTGACACATATGACTTGATGATGTAAGcgcttaaagaagagtttgacaCATCAGCAAATATGACATAAGCCGTACTTTGTTTTAGTATAATGTAGATTCATTTATCAAATTcttatttttcatttattttattCTCAAGTACGCATTTTTTGtgatattttatttatttcatcCCAAAAAAATTGGCGCAATATTTTTACCTATCACATACACGACTTTCCTGTAATATTATACTCATTTTtctaaatttaaattttttataagaAAAGAATATGACATTAATTTAAAGATAATTTGCCCACGGCTACATAAAACGTTATCTTGGTAGAGTTACATTTTTCATAACCCTAAACTTGTTAGGCGGCAAACGAAACAATTCTGATAATGTAAGGATCGACGTAATTACCGTCCTTTTTGACGTGTAATAATACATTCTCTATTTAACATGTCGTTTAAATATTGTAAATTGAAGGTTTTGTGACTTTTGATATGATGGTTGGATGATGATATTCTATAATTACATTTGTAATATTATACCGCTTACTGGTTAAAACTGAGACCTTAAATAATATAGATTTTCACTTTACGATTTCTAGTGATCAGCAACCTCTTACTTTTCATATCAGTGCAAATAAAACATTGTCACATGAGTTCTTAATTACTACTATGACACGAATTCTTTTATTGTTGCATAAGGATACATCACAATTATTTATACAAATCCCAATATTTTAAGCATTGTTTATATGGTGCAATGACGATAAGTCGCTAGTAGGGGGTCACGATGTCATGGCTGATAAAATGGATGTTATATATAGTTACGTATATTTGATATATATTGTTTGTATATgcataaattaaatataaaatatataaattctAAATAAAATTGAATGTACGGTCCTAATAACGTTAAACGTAAAAGACATATTTAGTGTTTCGCCGGgtataataaattaaaataggTCATATGCTCATCCTTGtccaaatatattattttataaacaACATTGCTATACAGATAGGAATATAACCAGACATGTGGTGTGCACAGTGTTATTATAAATAAGTATAAGTATTAatcaaaacatatatattaagaaattgaagaaaaagaaaaaagataaAGAACAAAAAAGTATCTGGTGGATAGAACACAAAAGACCTCTTTATTTTTGTCATAGAAAATTATGTTCTTAATTAAGATTTTTAGTAAATAGGCTATAAGTTATAGTGTGTGCgcatatatatgtgtgtgatttTGGGCATGTTGGGCCACTTTTTACTAATACATTTTGTGCCATATTTTGTTTGGTCTGACACCCTGGCGGTCAAGAACGCCATGTTGACGCCAAATCACGTCGTTTTGACGTCACATAACAAGTAAACTGACAAGGTGGACGCCATGACATTTTTACACGCCTTAATGGCATGATGTCGCCTTGGCGACTCTATATAAACAATGATTTCAAGCTATTCCTGTGAGTTCTATATTTTGTGCTTTTAAATATAATACTTACTAAAATTCGAAGCTTAATTATTGTGACACTTTTGTTTCCGCATGGGCATGTGCATAGGGTCAAgttaagtaattatttaatactAATAATAAATATCGAAATAAGAATAAAAATGGCATTTGTATCTTATATCGCTAACTTATTTGAACTGACATGTGAAGGACCATTGAATCCGATAAGCATTCAGTTGTAAATTTATATgttataaatggtatcagagtatCGTTGCCCGAATTTCGTGGGTGTGTTTGCGGGCTCGACAAGGACGTCGGCGCAATAAGGGATGTGTCTATAACATCACATATCGATAAAAATAAAGTATTTAGGGCGTTTATAGATATTTACTAACTAACATGTCTCGAGTTTGTAATTTTTAGACTAATCTATGATTGATTATTAAGTCTGGTATACATTCGGTTGTGGATTTGAATGTTATATGATATTTTTTGTATATTATGTGTGTTTCATATTCAGACACGTTGCCCAAATCACTCACTCAATTTTATATAACAAAAATATACACGTAGAGGCCCGGAAGGGTTGGCTCATTTGGTTAAAGTGGGGATAACTATCCTACTGGTTACAGGTTCGAATCTCACGGGAGTAGAATTTATTATTATGTCTCctgagtcagagcatgtcgcttaaatgcggtttacccgggttcacgtggtttgcaggctattacgtgagcccgtagggtttacccagtgcgcacccgaagggtagcggctgcgggttaacTACGAAAAAAAGAGTATACACATAGAGTCCCTTATCAATATGAATATTAAATTGTGAATAACATACAagtttaaattaaataatttctCTGTGCTTTACAACTCTTACGAATTAAGATAATAACACTCGTAGATAATATATGTGGCATATCATCTTCATGTGTTCCAT carries:
- the LOC141691031 gene encoding large ribosomal subunit protein P2-like → MKVVAAYLLAVLGGSTCPTAEDVKSILGSVGADADDDKIELLLSEVKGKDITELIASGREKLASVPSGGGGVAVSAAASGGGGGAAAPAAEAKKEEKVEEKEESDDDMGFSLFD